One region of Neisseria mucosa genomic DNA includes:
- the lptF gene encoding LPS export ABC transporter permease LptF, translated as MIYQRNFIKELSFTAVGIFVVLLAVLVSTQAINLLGRAADGRVAIDAVLALVGFWVIGMTPLLLVLTAFISTLTVLTRYWRDSEMSVWLSCGLALRQWIRPVMQFAVPFAILIAVMQLWVMPWAELRSREYAEILKQKQELSMVEAGEFNSLGKRNGRVYFVETFDTESGIMKNLFLREQDKNGNDNIIFAKEGNFSLNDNKRTLDLRNGYRYSGTPGKADYNRVSFQNLSLIISTTPKLIDPVSHRRTIPTSQLIGSSNPQHQAELMWRISLTVSVLLLCLLAVPLSYFNPRSGHTYNILVAIGLFLIYQNGLTFLRNAVEDGKIHFWLGLLPMHIIMFAIAVVLLRVRSMPSQPFWRAVGKSLTLKGGK; from the coding sequence ATGATTTATCAAAGAAACTTCATCAAAGAACTCTCTTTTACCGCCGTCGGCATTTTCGTCGTCCTCTTGGCAGTGTTGGTCTCCACGCAGGCAATCAACCTGCTCGGCCGTGCCGCCGACGGGCGCGTCGCCATCGATGCCGTGTTGGCATTGGTCGGCTTCTGGGTCATCGGCATGACGCCGCTTTTGCTGGTTTTGACCGCGTTTATCAGCACGCTGACCGTGTTGACCCGCTACTGGCGCGACAGCGAAATGTCGGTCTGGCTCTCCTGCGGGCTGGCGTTGAGGCAATGGATACGCCCCGTCATGCAGTTTGCCGTACCGTTTGCCATCCTGATTGCCGTCATGCAGCTTTGGGTCATGCCGTGGGCAGAACTGCGCAGCCGCGAATACGCCGAAATCCTCAAGCAGAAGCAAGAATTATCCATGGTGGAAGCAGGCGAGTTCAACAGCCTGGGCAAGCGCAACGGCAGGGTTTACTTCGTCGAAACCTTCGATACCGAATCAGGCATCATGAAAAATCTGTTCCTGCGCGAACAGGATAAAAACGGCAACGACAACATTATCTTCGCCAAAGAAGGTAATTTCTCGCTGAACGACAACAAGCGCACGCTCGACCTGCGCAACGGCTACCGTTACAGCGGCACGCCCGGCAAAGCCGACTACAACCGCGTTTCCTTTCAAAACCTCAGCCTGATTATCAGCACCACGCCCAAACTCATCGACCCCGTTTCCCACCGCCGCACCATCCCGACATCGCAGCTCATCGGCAGCAGCAACCCGCAACATCAGGCGGAATTGATGTGGCGTATCTCGCTGACCGTCAGCGTCCTCCTGCTCTGCCTGCTTGCCGTACCGCTTTCCTATTTCAACCCGCGCAGCGGCCACACCTACAACATCCTCGTCGCCATCGGGCTTTTCCTGATTTACCAAAACGGACTGACCTTCCTGCGCAATGCCGTGGAAGACGGCAAAATCCATTTCTGGCTCGGACTGCTGCCCATGCACATCATCATGTTCGCCATCGCCGTCGTACTCCTGCGCGTCCGCAGCATGCCCAGCCAGCCCTTCTGGCGGGCGGTTGGCAAAAGTCTGACATTGAAAGGCGGAAAATGA
- a CDS encoding TIGR02117 family protein, whose translation MKKIFKILLKALLAFIIAAILYFAAAYILGKIPQDSTEASDGGVTLYLHSNGVHADVVMPLSDDLFDWTSIINPADSPAGQGDAPIRYVGIGWGERNFYLNTPQWSDLTASTAVQALSGVNSTLIHAIYYREPPREGENTVKFTVSREQYRRLSANLMRHFKLKAGKAIPVAGAHYSADDAFYEAEGRYHLFNTCNSWLNRRLTESGINGVVWTPFPDPLLDSHRTNTAENP comes from the coding sequence ATGAAAAAAATATTCAAAATCCTCCTGAAAGCCCTGTTGGCATTTATCATCGCCGCCATCCTTTACTTTGCCGCCGCCTACATACTTGGTAAGATTCCGCAGGACAGCACTGAAGCCTCTGACGGCGGCGTAACCCTTTATCTGCACAGCAACGGCGTACACGCCGACGTCGTCATGCCGCTTTCAGACGACCTTTTCGACTGGACCAGCATCATCAATCCTGCCGACAGCCCCGCAGGGCAAGGCGATGCGCCCATCCGCTACGTCGGCATAGGCTGGGGCGAGCGCAATTTCTATTTGAACACGCCGCAGTGGTCGGATTTGACCGCCTCTACGGCAGTACAGGCGTTAAGCGGGGTCAACAGCACGCTGATTCACGCCATCTACTACCGCGAGCCGCCGCGCGAAGGCGAAAATACCGTCAAATTCACCGTCAGCCGCGAACAATACCGCCGCCTGAGTGCCAACCTGATGCGCCATTTCAAGTTGAAAGCGGGCAAAGCCATCCCTGTCGCCGGCGCGCATTACAGCGCTGACGACGCATTCTACGAGGCAGAAGGACGCTACCATCTTTTCAATACGTGCAACAGCTGGCTCAACCGCCGCCTGACCGAAAGCGGTATCAACGGCGTTGTCTGGACACCATTCCCCGATCCGCTGCTCGACAGCCATCGTACCAATACAGCAGAAAACCCATGA
- a CDS encoding leucyl aminopeptidase, with protein sequence MEFSTKAGTLQPQQAGAQLFVCTETAQLNHPTALALLSSLEEGQTFADTKIPTDNGLQVVAVVRLEKTDRAALNKAAAEAAKWAQNQETVNTDIHAFDEAQAAAVAEAFAIAFGNAAYRFDRYKKEAKPAKFSQAVFHTAHEAAVKEALRVAEAQVYGQSLCRDLGNAAPNECTPEFLARTAKAEAEKLGAHAKIIEKDYIKENMGSFWSVAKGSVEDPYLIELSYFGAADKEAAPVVLVGKGITFDTGGISLKPGLNMDEMKFDMCGAATVISTFCAAVKLQLPINLVAVVATCENMPSGAANKPGDVVKSMKGLTIEVLNTDAEGRLILCDALTYAEQFKPKAVIDVATLTGACIIALGHDVSGVMGNNQDLVDSLLAASRNVDDKAWQLPLFETYKDQLKSNFADIPNIGTPGAGTITAATFLSYFTEDYPWAHLDIAGTAWKSGSEKGATGRPVPLLLNYLRNVK encoded by the coding sequence GTGGAATTTAGCACAAAAGCCGGAACCTTGCAGCCGCAACAGGCAGGCGCGCAGTTATTTGTCTGCACCGAAACCGCACAATTAAACCACCCGACCGCCCTTGCCCTTTTGTCTTCGCTTGAAGAAGGTCAAACTTTTGCCGACACCAAAATCCCGACGGACAACGGTTTGCAGGTAGTCGCCGTCGTCCGCCTCGAAAAAACCGACCGCGCCGCGCTGAACAAGGCCGCTGCCGAAGCCGCCAAATGGGCGCAAAATCAGGAAACGGTTAATACGGACATCCATGCCTTCGATGAAGCGCAAGCCGCCGCCGTTGCCGAAGCCTTTGCCATCGCGTTCGGTAACGCCGCCTACCGTTTCGACCGCTACAAAAAAGAAGCCAAGCCCGCCAAGTTCTCGCAAGCCGTGTTCCACACCGCACACGAAGCCGCCGTCAAAGAAGCCCTGCGCGTCGCCGAAGCGCAGGTTTACGGACAAAGCCTCTGCCGCGACTTGGGCAATGCCGCGCCCAACGAATGCACGCCCGAATTTTTAGCGCGCACCGCCAAAGCCGAAGCCGAAAAACTGGGCGCACACGCCAAAATCATCGAAAAAGACTATATCAAAGAAAACATGGGTTCGTTCTGGTCGGTCGCCAAAGGCAGCGTGGAAGATCCCTATCTGATTGAATTGAGCTACTTCGGCGCGGCCGACAAAGAAGCCGCCCCCGTCGTCTTGGTCGGTAAAGGCATTACCTTCGACACCGGCGGCATCTCCCTCAAACCCGGTCTGAACATGGACGAAATGAAGTTTGACATGTGCGGCGCGGCAACCGTCATCAGCACCTTCTGCGCCGCCGTCAAACTGCAACTGCCGATTAACCTCGTCGCCGTCGTCGCCACCTGCGAAAACATGCCTTCCGGCGCGGCAAACAAACCGGGCGACGTCGTGAAAAGCATGAAAGGCCTAACGATTGAAGTGTTGAACACCGATGCCGAAGGCCGTCTGATTTTGTGCGACGCGCTTACTTACGCCGAGCAGTTCAAACCCAAAGCCGTCATCGACGTCGCCACCCTGACCGGCGCGTGTATCATCGCCTTGGGACATGACGTCAGCGGCGTGATGGGCAACAACCAGGATTTGGTCGACAGCCTGCTTGCCGCCTCCCGCAACGTGGACGACAAAGCATGGCAGCTGCCGCTCTTTGAAACCTACAAAGACCAGCTCAAATCCAACTTCGCCGACATCCCCAACATCGGCACGCCCGGCGCAGGCACGATTACCGCCGCCACCTTCCTGTCTTACTTCACCGAAGACTACCCGTGGGCGCACCTCGACATCGCGGGTACGGCATGGAAATCCGGCAGCGAAAAAGGCGCGACCGGCCGCCCCGTTCCCTTGTTGCTGAACTATCTGCGCAACGTGAAATAA
- the lptG gene encoding LPS export ABC transporter permease LptG, with protein MNLISRYIIRQMAVMAVYALLAFLALYSFFEIINEVGDLGKGSYNGATMAQYVLMQMPARAYELMPLAVLIGGLVSLSQLAAGSELTVIKASGMSTKKLLLILSQFGLIFALATATLGEWIAPTLSQKAENIKSAAINGKISTGNTGLWLKEKNSIINVREMLPDHTLLGIKIWVRNDKNELTQATEAESAVLNNDGSWQLKNIRRSTLSEDKVETSTANEENWPIAVKRNLMDVLLVKPDQMSVGELTTYISHLENNNQNTQIYAIAWWRKLVYPVAAWVMALVAFAFTPQTTRHGNMGLKLFGGICLGLLFHFAGRLFGFTSQLYGVPPFLAGALPTIAFALLAVWLIRRQERR; from the coding sequence ATGAACCTGATTTCACGTTACATCATCCGCCAAATGGCGGTTATGGCGGTTTACGCCCTCCTGGCCTTCCTCGCCCTGTACAGCTTTTTCGAGATCATCAACGAAGTCGGCGACTTGGGCAAAGGCAGCTATAACGGCGCAACCATGGCGCAATACGTCCTCATGCAGATGCCCGCGCGCGCCTACGAACTCATGCCCCTCGCCGTCCTCATCGGCGGACTCGTCTCCCTCAGCCAGCTTGCTGCCGGCAGCGAACTGACCGTCATCAAAGCAAGCGGTATGAGCACCAAAAAACTGCTGCTGATCCTGTCGCAGTTCGGACTGATTTTCGCCCTCGCCACCGCCACGCTCGGCGAATGGATTGCCCCCACCCTCAGCCAAAAAGCCGAAAACATCAAATCCGCCGCCATCAACGGCAAAATCAGCACCGGCAATACGGGGCTTTGGCTCAAAGAAAAAAACAGCATCATCAACGTGCGCGAAATGCTGCCCGACCATACCCTGCTGGGCATTAAAATTTGGGTGCGCAACGACAAAAACGAGCTGACGCAGGCAACGGAAGCCGAATCCGCCGTTTTAAACAACGACGGCAGTTGGCAGTTGAAAAACATCCGCCGCAGCACACTTAGCGAAGACAAAGTCGAAACCTCGACCGCAAACGAAGAAAACTGGCCGATCGCCGTCAAGCGCAACCTGATGGACGTATTGCTTGTCAAACCCGACCAAATGTCGGTCGGCGAACTGACCACCTACATCAGCCACCTCGAAAACAACAACCAAAACACCCAGATCTACGCCATCGCCTGGTGGCGCAAATTGGTTTACCCCGTCGCCGCCTGGGTCATGGCACTCGTCGCCTTCGCCTTCACCCCGCAAACCACCCGCCACGGCAATATGGGCTTGAAACTCTTCGGCGGCATCTGCCTCGGCTTGCTGTTCCACTTCGCCGGACGGCTCTTCGGCTTTACCAGCCAACTCTACGGCGTCCCCCCTTTCCTCGCCGGCGCACTGCCCACCATAGCCTTCGCACTGCTCGCGGTGTGGCTGATACGCAGGCAGGAGAGAAGATAA
- a CDS encoding type I 3-dehydroquinate dehydratase, with the protein MKTLTIRHLTLGSGQPKIAVPLVARDEAALSAALKNLEHACFDIIEFRADYFDQAGNPEYLLAQAEAVRRAFPETPLLFTFRRAEEGGEYPCSKAYYFELLDKAAASGIIDIIDIELSAGESEVRQAVAAAKANDTAVLMSNHDFHQTPAKSDITGRLKKMEEAGADICKIAVMPQSPADVLTLLDATWEARQTANRPIVTISMGKLGLVSRIAGSTFGSAITFGTAGTASAPGQLDSANLKNILDVLENGNTAG; encoded by the coding sequence ATGAAAACCCTGACCATCCGCCATCTCACGCTCGGCAGCGGGCAACCGAAAATCGCCGTTCCCTTGGTTGCCCGAGACGAAGCAGCCTTATCCGCTGCCCTGAAAAACCTCGAACACGCCTGTTTCGATATTATCGAGTTCAGAGCCGACTATTTCGACCAAGCGGGTAACCCCGAGTACCTGCTCGCCCAAGCCGAAGCCGTACGCCGCGCCTTTCCAGAAACCCCGCTGCTGTTTACCTTCCGACGCGCAGAGGAAGGCGGCGAATACCCTTGCAGCAAAGCGTATTATTTCGAGTTGCTCGATAAAGCTGCCGCTTCAGGCATTATCGACATCATAGACATCGAACTTTCCGCCGGCGAGAGCGAAGTCCGCCAAGCGGTTGCCGCCGCCAAAGCGAACGACACCGCTGTACTGATGAGCAACCACGATTTCCATCAAACACCCGCCAAATCGGACATCACAGGTCGTCTGAAAAAAATGGAAGAGGCAGGCGCGGACATCTGCAAAATTGCCGTGATGCCCCAAAGCCCCGCCGATGTCCTGACGCTTTTGGACGCCACTTGGGAAGCCCGTCAAACCGCAAACCGCCCGATTGTTACCATCTCCATGGGCAAGCTCGGACTCGTCAGCCGCATCGCAGGCTCGACCTTCGGCTCCGCCATCACATTCGGCACGGCAGGCACCGCCTCCGCCCCCGGCCAGCTCGATTCCGCCAATCTGAAAAACATCTTGGATGTTTTGGAAAACGGCAACACCGCCGGATAA